The following nucleotide sequence is from Corylus avellana chromosome ca7, CavTom2PMs-1.0.
CCAGTTGATATTAGAAATTAATGAGTTTCTTGGCGGGAAAAGCTCTGTAATTCTTCATTGTCTATAAAAAGTAAAGCATAACTGATTAATTGATGAGAGTTACTAATAATTTGGTAGTGTTCTGCTTATTGATACTGATGagattttttcatttatatcaaTCATGTTAGCTTctaaagaatttattttataaacataTAGCTTAGTTGAGaattaaaaagttattttttcaataaatgtcAATAATGGACCACAGCATATTACTTACAGTTTCACAAACATTCTTGCAAATGTTTAAATTCATtggttattatttttcttgtttccctTGGACTCATTTAAGAACATAACTTACTTTTGTTGATTGGGTAATGAAGGCATTTCAGTTTGCCAAAAGTTTTGGTTGTATATTGAGAGATTTGATGAGGATAATCTAGGTCGTACATGGCTTGCTTGAATTCCATATTTATTTCAGTATAGTTGCTACTGGACTTGTCAAATATCATCGTAACCATTGTTACAATGATttggaaaaagataaaaaaattgattgcttGTCTGGAAGTTGTGACTTTTACAATCTTGAACTTGATTGatcatgtgtttttttgtggATACTTGCAGGATATGCGATGGTTGCAAACGTGAAATAGGCTATGGCAATTATTTGGGATGCATGGGAACATTTTTCCATCCAGACTGCTTCTGCTGTTGTGCGTGTGGTCGCCCAATTACTGAGCATGAGGTAATCAGTTCTTCTTGGCTTTCTATAATAAAATATTCCTTTTCCTATTTGATTTTGTTCCCCTTGTATCACTGATTTTTGAGGTTTTTAAAGTTAGATGTAAAGTAGCCATACAAGTGATGATGATGAAACTTCTCCTTCAACGAGCTCTTACAGTTTTTTCTGTTGATCCAAGTTTTCTTTGTCAGGAAGGAACCCTTATCACAAGTCTTGTTTTAAAGAGCTGACCCATCCCAAATGTGAAGTTTGCCACCATTTTGTAAGAGAAGTTACTACGGCTCATTTGATCTCTATTGCttgcttttttgttgttgttgctattTCTAGGTCATACCTTGTCTTCTACTagtatgttttctttttgtaagtaTCTTCTACTAGTATGTTTATGTAGTTAAAGAAGTacaattttttgggtttatcaTCTAAACGTGGGTTGCTACCTGACCGGGATATGCCAAATGGGTTTCGCAGGTCTCAACGATCAGGGctaaatttcaaatattttttttacctaaaattTCAACATTTCATTCATATACCGGAGCCCTTTGATATCACGTACGTGCAAACTAGACTAGTTTCAAAAGAGAATTTTTGAGATGTTTGAAAGTTTGCTACATAAAATGGATGTTTTATAATGACTGAGTAATGTAAGAAAGTCTGAAGCATATCTATTACAAATGATCAGATCTTGAAATCCTGTTAGTTATATGGTGAGGAAACAAGAGTGTTAGTTAATCTCTTTTATGTGGAGGGCCAGATTGAAGAACAATCATCATGTTCCATCTAGTTGAGCttatttatatttaatcttgCTTTACCGTCATGATTTTTTAGTCATTTACATTCTTACTTTTACATACAAAAACTATCCAGATTCCAACAAATGCTGCTGGTTTGATCGAGTATAGGTGCCATCCATTTTGGTCTCAAAAATACTGTCCATCACATGAGCATGATATCACTGCTCGTTGCTGTAGTTGTGAACGTTTAGAGGTAATAATTTAAGCAATGGAATATGTGTCTTATATTATGGTACCTCCAAAATGTTTTCTTAGATGAAATTGAATACGTATGAATTCAAATTGATATGCTTATAGTTGTtatttttcccctttcttttccTCCCTCTTCAAGTCTTGGAATGCGAGATACTATTGTCTGGAAGATGGTCGGCGTTTATGCTATGAGTGCATGGAATCCGCTATCATGGATACCGGTGATTGTCAACCCCTTTACCATGCCATAAGAGATTATTATGAAGGAATGAACATGAAACTAGATCAGCAAATTCCAATGCTTCTGGTTGAAAGACAAGCACTTAATGAAGCCATTGTCGGGGAGAAGCATGTAATAAATGATCTCTTGTTATgcgtttgtatttatttatttttttcatgaaattCCTCTCTGATTTTGAATTGGTTATTTCCAGGGCTTTCATCACATGCCTGAGACAAGGGGTTTATGTCTTTCGGAAGAGCAGACTGTCACTAGTGTATGTAATCAGAAATTTGTACtatctaattttgttttcttaaatttgAACGAAATTAATAAGGGTATTAATTGTTTATGAGGTGCTTTCCttgtgatttattattttatgttattcagATACTCAAAAGGCCGAGAGTTGGTGGCTACCGACTTGTGGGAATGAGaactcaaccccaaaagcttaCTCGAAAATGTGAAGTTACAGCTATTCTTGTTCTCTATGGTCTTCCAAGGTGATAATCAATGGCAATTCCTCCAtgctctgtgtgtgtgtgtgtgttttttttcttttttaatttttactcgGTCTCCAAATTTAGAAGTACTCATGGCATGACATTAGAGTGAGTAGTGAAAAGTGGCTGTTAGGTGAACATGCTGGCTTTGCGTTGTGTTTTTTGAACATAAAGCTCTTATAGAGTTGCTAtaatgccaatgttttgatatATAGACAAAAAGACTCTGTATTGCAATTAGGTAACAGAACAAAATTCTTGTAAGaggtttgtgatttttttggCAGAGAGAGATGGACTATCATGTACGAAAAGGATTTgatatataatgataaaatctttattagaaaaataagaaagctTTAAAGTTCACTTGATTTCCTTGTTTCGAGATATCTTAGTGATAAATGCTAGGTTtcttaagacttttttttttttttttcccaaaagctTGGTTCCAAATCGATGTGTCATGGTCACCATCCCATCATCTTATGCCTTTATTTACTAAAATAACAGATCACATGGGATGATGACACATCAGTTTGGAACCAAATTTATTGGTTTGCTGAAACcaattttttgggaaaagttaGCTTGTAGTGATACTTCACTACCCTgctatttttaaagaaaaactggATCGGCAGCTTTTAACTCAAATGAAATGAACATGCAGTTCAAATCTTTTATTTGTCGAAATGAAAATGTATATTTTTGAATTGACAACATttattcaaaaagcttaaacaCTAAAACAAGAAGATCTGGAGGTCTTATACGTGTGCAACACAAGAAGATTCACTTCTTCACAAAATATCCCATATCTTACTGTTTTTAATATCTTTGCTGGATACAGATTACTCACAGGTGCTATTCTTGCCCATGAGTTAATGCATGGCTGGTTACGCCTGAAAGGTAGACTGCCCTTCTGAAATCTCCTCCATGGATGATATCTTTGGATATACATCATTTCTCATCTTCATTGCTTTGAATTATGCAGGCTACCGTAATCTTAACCCCGAGGTAGAGGAAGGTATCTGTCAGATGCTTTCATACATGTGGCTTGAGTCAGAAGTGATGCCTGGATTTAAAAACATGCCATCTACATCAGTAGCTtcttcctcatcatcatcatcatcatcgaaAAAAGGTGGAAAGTCTGACGTGGAAAATAAACTGGGTGAATTTTTCATGCACCAAATCGCCAATGATGCTTCCCCGGCATATGGAGGAGGATTTAGGGCCGCTAATGCAGCTGTCAATAGGTATGGTTTACGTCGTACTCTTGACCACATCCATATGACCGGAAGTTTCCCATTGTAATAGGAAGAAATGTTCTCAATTGCTGTATCTCCTCCGTCTTTTATGCCCATTAAAGAAACTGCTTTCTCTGGAAAAGAATTCAGCTTGCAACAAAAGCTTGGACGCAACCCCACCCCCTTCAATTTACATAGGGGGGGAGACGTGCGTCCAAAATAACTCTTCCAGCCTAATAATATGCCTTTTCTTACTGAATGTGTAAAGTAAATGAGTAATTTCTTTTATCTGGATACTCTTTAGCAAACTCTATGCATCATAAAAATGGCTATGACGTCAGGCAACATTGCTCAATAAACTCTCTGAAACTTCCAAGTCATTGGTTCACTGTTTGTTGCTCTGAACATTTTGCTTGATTGAGAACAATgcccagaaaaagaaaaaagaaaagaaaagacaggTACTTCCCAAATCCCATACAGAACAAGTTTTCCTACTTTTTATAGTCTATCGTACGCACCACAATTTACTTAGGATGATTGTTAATATTGCTACAAACGATCTACTCATTGAAGCCAACCTGTGGTTCGTCGTGACGGGTCAATCGCTCATGCACACCATCCTTCTGGCTTTGGTGCTTAGCACCCTTTAAACCAAACAGACCATCTGAATTCTGTCGGTCGAGCAAGGTgccctaaagaaaaactagcaGATTGGATTTGTGTATGCGTAACCAAGAAACAAAATGTTGGGCTTATGGGCTGGCAAGCCCACATAACCAAAACACTAACCAACTAATCCGAATTCACCAAATAAATTGAAACACAGGATTCTCTCCCACACAACTTTCACACAACTTGGCCATTTTCGTGCTACCTAAGCTATTTTTATAACCGATCCACAAGCCCCAAATCTGAAGGCGCCAAAAAGACTGAAACTCAGCAACTATGTCCATGGACCATACAGAAACAATATTTGCAGTTTGAAAAGAACACCGACAATAGAACCAGTAAAGCAAGACTCTTAGGAGCTTCAAATAAAAGAGGTGAGATATGGCTCATTCACCCCAATTTCTTTGAGATTTGATCACcctacaatttcaaatttataaagGATGCATGAATAAAGAACAGCAAAAATTTGCAACTAAAAATAAAGGTGTTGAGAAGGGATGATCACTGAGAATTCTCAGGACGACAAGTGTCTGTCGGTACACTTAGGTATGAAATTTAATTGTTCTGTATCCTATCTATACATGCAAAAATGCAATTCTCACAGCAGCACAAAATCAACTACCATGAGAGAACCCAAGAAAAGAAATGAGCTTACATAACAATTCAACCACCCCATCCTGTTAATTGCAGTCTGGGCTCCCAGAGAGTGGTGGCAACTATGAACCGTCCGTAATATCAGCCAAAAGCTTCTTCAGCGTCTCATAAGTCATAAAACAAATACCTACACCAGGCACCACCTCGTAGTATTCAGGCAGCCAAAAGCTTCTTCAGTGTCTCATAAGTCATAAAACAAATACCTACACCAGGCACCACCTTGTAGTATTCAGGCAGAATCCCTCGGTACAACCCATGTAAGCCTTCTGTCCGGATTATGTGCCTAAATGTACCAAAAAGGCCTGTTGTATAGACATGAGCTCGGCCACCTGCCCCTTCCAATTGCTTACGGCGCCTCACAAGATCCAGCGGAAATGTTGCTGCATATTGTAGTGAAAAACATATGAAAAGATATGAACAATGCTCGTATAACCAGGCGGCATTTGTTAAACTGAAGTTTTCACACTAGATTTATCAAGGCCATGAACATTTTCAGGTCTCattgttaatattattttacttataaaaaaaaaactaattaactcTACACAAACGACATCTTGAAGCCAGTCAAACACAAGGCTCACAAATGAGAACCACCATTATAATACCATGGAGAAATATTATGGTCAAGTATATTCAACTTCTTAAGAAGGTCATTGCTACCATGGAGCAGAAGTTTCCTAATTTTTATGGGGAGATAATGATACTCATCATGCTACAGCAAAAGTAGAATGGAATTCCATTTGTGTGCCAAAGAAAGAAGGTGGCTTGGGGTTGAAAAAATTGGAAGAATGGAACAAGACTGCAATCCTTGGACACATTTGGAATATATGTGCACAATCTGGATCCCTATGGGTAGCTTGGACTAAAGAGTATTTGCTGAAAGGGAAATGCTTATGACAAGTGAATATACTGGCAGTATGTTCTTGGAGttgggaaaaaaatattgaagctACAAGATGTGGCAACAAATTTCATTCAATTTCAGTCTGGAGATGGAACCAATACTCATTTGTGGCTTGATGAATGGCATCCGGAAAGCTTTCTTTATCTGAGATATGGTCATAGATTGGTTTATGATGCAGGAAGTAAGGTGGAAGCAAGATTAGCAAGTGTTTTGAAATATAAAGAATGGTGTTGGCCAGCTGCTAGATCAGACGAGGTGGTTTGGGATGCAGAGAAAATTATGTATGGTGAGGATTGGGGAAAATGACCAACCTGTATGGTCAATTTCAAAGAAGAGTACTTGCACTTGTTCTGATACATGGAATGTTATTCGGCAACATATGCTAACGGTTGATTGGTGGAATATAGTTCGGTACTCATTGGCCATCCCAAAGCATGCGTTTGTTCTTTGGTTGGCTAGAGGGATAGTTTATCTACAGGTAAAAGATTGATGCAATGGGGTTTTAACATAGTAATGTCATTGTATTGTTGCATTGAGGGGAGAGATCACTTGTTTTTTGCTTGAGGTTTTTGGTAAAAGGAATTGGGAGGGAGGTTATGAAGAAGTGTCAAATTGATGGTCCTCCTACGGCGTCGGAAGATATTCTAAAACAGGGCATAAAAGAATGGAATGGAAGGAAGATGAAAGCTGTCTTATGCAAAATGTGCTGGGGTGCGACAGTTTATCACCTGTGGCGACAGAGAAATTATCTAAAATTTGGAAACCagattaaaacaaaagaaaagttgttGCAGAGTTTCACTTGGGAGATAAGAGATAGGATTATGGCTCGTGGAAAATTCAACAAGACACAAGGAAACATAGAGCTTTGTAGAAGTTGGGGAATTTCAGAAAATATACTTTGCTGCAGAATGATTATAGTTGCTATAGTTTGAAACTGTTTTGTATTggtttaattgttttcttttggttgagAGATGTATAGTTGGTTGTCTGATGTAGTAAAGCTACTGATTGTAGCTTCTGTTCCAAAGATTCTGGATTGAGCAATGATATACATCACCCTTGTATCGCCTCAAAGCTAACGTGGCGTGGTCCCCCAAACAAAAGAAACCCATTTCCATACACCACATGCTATGGGGGACCACGACACATCAACTTTCGGGTGATACAAGGGTGATGTATGGATTTACTCGTCTGTAGTGTTGTAAATGTGTTCTTTCTGGAAAaatttcattcatccaaaatgtatatacatattatgaattaaaaacCATCTACAAAAATCTCACATCTGAATTATCATGTCTACGACACATCTAACATCCAAATCAATTGTCTACTTTCCATGCCAATAGAAAATGTGGTACACCACTACCACATACAACTAGTACACATGCCCAAGAAAAGTTGAAATGCATGAGCAGCTTCCAGAAGTTGAACCCATTAGCAGCTTCCAGAAAATGATGAAGAAGCAATTTTTTAATGGACTCAATGGTCATTCCTAGATGCAGTAAATGATGGTTGACCTGTTAAACTGAAAAATGCACTCTAAGAGAAACTTTAAAGCTCTATCCAAAATAATATCCTACCAAAGAGATGATAAATATACTTCTCTCTGAATGATTTTTGAACTTGCACACAATAAATTAGGGGTCCGTTTGATAAACGGTTTTGGCATGATTTCGGCACaatactattcatctcactttttcatttttctaacattctcttactttttacatcacatcaatcatttttttattactattcaaataaaaaaaatcactacaaaacaaatttttttcatttttccataccaaacattcttacttttttacttttttttaaaaaaaaattcttactttttttactttttttcacatcaatcaatttttgctacagtatcgAATCGAAACAAAAACGAAATCGTTTACCAAACGAACCCTAGGTTTCATTCTTGTCGATGAGGTCATAGATTGTATGAGACTTCACTTTATAAGATCCGCCAGAAGATAATGCTAGCATTTGAACACAACCATATGTAAAATGACTTAAACAGGAAGAGTACATGCTATCAGCGATTAGGCCATAAGTGAAGGCTGAATAACAAACTCACATCAGACACTCAAGTCCACCAGGCGAACCTAGAAAGGTGAATCTTTTGACACAATATGGATAGGCTACGATTATTGGATGTACATTAAGATTATGGATATGCATGGTTTATGTTTGTCATAGCAAACGTTTTGACACATGCAACAGATCTATTCAATCAGAAGCAACTAATTTGCTTCCAAAAAATAGACTGTCAGTTAGGCTTTTGCTTCTGGATTTGCACCACCACCACCTTTATGAATCTTTCTGAAGTCATTGCAgttaaataagaaataaaaagattttgcCCGTTTCATTTTCtgaaagaaataaatgaaaggAGTCCTCACAAGTATTGGCAAGGCTTGAAGGATACCAACACCCATCAATCAGTTGCAACCAGAGCCTAACTGAGAAGCATACCTCAAGGAGGACACCTCTCACATTTGATTAActgagagaaaaaaacaaaaggttcaccTGCGAGTAGAGCCACCCCATAATGGAACCCACTGCAAAGCTTGGGGAGACAAGTTATCGAGGAAGTGTTGAAAAGATGAAGTCAATCCAAGAAAGATCTTTATATAAAGGATAACGTTAgatgaatgaaaagaaaaaggtagtTTTTTGTTGACTTCCTTACTAAATTTCTCAAATGCCAGATTAAAAAACAACTCCACTTTGGTCTCTGGCTCTAGGGGTCAGTCAGTCTGGTTAGATACTTGGTGCAGAGTCTGCACCACACCCTGTTTCTCTGCATCAAAAGCATAGTCACAGCTGCAcgtattaatttattttatttaatattgacAATTTCTaattaaacaaatgaaataGCTTAACCAAAAGCTCATTAACTGAAGCAGCTCCCAATTTGCATTTAATACAAGGTTTAATTGAAAGGAGTCCAATAAGAATCATAACATCCAAGACAGATTCACAGAAATATGAAAGACAAACAAATGAATTACATATTCTTCTGTTTCTTTTAGTAATAGTACATAGAGCAGACAAACTATTATCCAAAGGTCGAGTATTCAAATAAAATCTGCAGCTAGTATAGAGAAAGTAGCAAATTACAACTCTAGTGTACCGCAATTGGTGCATTGGTCTTTGCAGCTTTAATGCTTTTTTTCCCTGGTCTGGTCCTACTATAGCGTTTATTAGACTACAATAACATTGTGTTTAATTGGCACAAGATTCAAAAATCATCCTACATATAATTAACACATGAGAAGCTTCTGATGTAGGAGGTCTAAGATCACTCACCTGTTGATGACGCGATTCCTGAAAGACTTCCGCAAGCCAGACTGGCAATAGCAGTAGAATCCTCGGGCCTGATGTGAAGATAGTGAATATCAGGTAATAGGCCACAAAATGGGATGCAGGCAATAGCATTGTAAGAAGCGACATCAGATCGATAAAATTACAGAATGAATTAATGATGTGATACCTATGCGACTTCCAGAAAGATCTCAAGGTTTCATACGCTGAAAAACTGATAGCTATACTTGGTCCGACACCCTGCATTAGCAACAGAACAGCAATTAACTACACACTGAAAAAGAACTTGGAATGCAATCACAATTGAAAACGGAAGAATACCAAGAGTGTTGCTCCCAGCCCCTTATAGAGACCCAAAATGCCCTCCTCTTTGCAGATGGTTTGTAAAGCATGCCAAATACCTCTGTAGTATATTAAATTTGTCTGTAGAGTTCAAACCAGTTGAGTTAGTGGAGAAagtaatttcaaattcaaaataagaattcataactacaaatgaaaatttaaagtCAACAAGGCAAATATTTCTTGACTCCTTTTCTCATTATACTTGGATTTCAAGAATAGAAACTTAAATACATGTCCCCAAATAAAGGGCTCAATAACCCAACCAAGCCAGTTCtctaaggggaaaaaaatacaTGGCCCTCTACAACAGCTCAGATCCACATAATATGAAACTAAATCTACCCTGGGACAAGGAGATAGAATGCTGACTCCTATGGAAACTTGACTAAGGTGCCAACTTGACCCACATCACCTAACACATGACAAATCGAGGTACAGGCCTTAGGACCATCATTTTAGGATACACCTTCAAAAGATTATGCCATTAATTCATATCACATCTgccaaaaaataacaaaaccttAATCTCACATGAACTCTTGACAAGTACTGGACCTCATTTTTTGGTAGGCTATCCAATCCATGGCAGGCAAAAGGGCATATGATGAGAAAACTGGAAAACATTGATTTGTGAACAGATCTCATTTCAAATGATTGTAAGGAgatataaattgaaaaacttcacAGATCTTATAtggaatattatatataatgtcTATTGTCCATAGTGGCTGAACAAGGCCCATATTTGAATTGGAAAATTTGCATGCATCTATATAAATGCAGATTAGtgttagattaaaaaaaaaaaaaaaaaaacttttttgtaaatatgaaagtctaaaagaaattacaaatttGACTCATGAATTTAACCTTATAAAAtcaccaacaaaataaaaaaacatataatctAGTTGATACATCCTATGTTTAAGCCGCATTGCAAACAACTTAAACACTAactttacaaaaagaaaaaaaaaagaaaaaaaaaaaagaaaagaacaaaaaaagaagatcaCAATGAGAACAGTAGTAATGTTCCCAAACCATACCTATCAATGcttaaaaaacttataaaatgaGAACGGTAAGAACTGGAAAAATAAACCACAACTTTTCCTTCCAGCCAAATGTGATATTACCTGAGCTGCAAGGCGTGTCCTTACAAGATCCAATGGATAAGTAATTGAAGCAGCCGTTATTCCAGCCAAACCACCAGCAACAAAATGCACACAAAGGCCTGCACCCATATTTTCTCTGTGGTTTTCCAGTCCCGGAATCACCCTTAGCATCTGCAACACAGTCTAATCAATGATCAAGGTATAAGGGCATGACTAGAAGCACTATCCCCATATTCTGCAATTATATCTATAGAAATTTTCTACCAACCTCTTGATAGTGCTCATATGCATAGAAATTGACAGAAGAATAAGGTAGACGGTGAGCAATTGTAACCAGATTCCCTTTCCAAAAAGCTCGAACTCCTTCTTCACTAACAATCCGCGAAGCCTCACGCCATATGCTAGCCTTTCTCAATGTTGCAACATCAGAGTGCATACCTTGCacctaaaaagaagaaaagatgagatCATCGAACGCAATGTTCACCAACCAACATAATCTCGCAATTTTTTTCCTACACATTTCTCATCACGCATAACCATAACAAGAATATATCAACCTAAGGGCTCGTGCCACTCAAGCATACCCAGAAGCATATTCTTTGAGccaaatttctaaaaaataaaacataaatccaCATAGCTCAAAAATTCATTCTTTACCCAACATTTccccaaacaaaacaaatcaaacccaaaattcATACATTGGCATATCACATAAAAACCTAACTGACTCAACCAACCAAACTCTGTGAAccaaaagacaaagaaaagcGAAGACGAGACTCAAACCTGGAAAAGTATCGTAAGCCGAGCAAGCGGCGCCGTACAGGTCTTACTGAGAGCTCCGGCGACGCCTCCGGCAAGAAGCTGCGACACCGTTCCGATCTGCGATTGCTGCGCGAGCTTCCTCGCACCGCCATCGACGTGGCCCGAGTTTATAGCTCTCTGCCCTCCTCCTTCCACCACCACTCCTACTCTCGCCTCTGTTTGCATGGTCCTAGCTCTCTCGCGTAAGCTTCTCTTTATCTCTCTAAATTTGTGCCCTAGAAGAACTTGATCATAAGCAGAAACAGACTTCGCTGAATCGCATAGATCGAGAAATTAATGCAGATAAGTGAAGGACTACGAAACCCTAACTTtattcctcttcttcttctccttcttgttGCTTGTGCTTTAAGGTCTGTAACTTGGTTTTGTTCCCTCCGCTTGATTTGAACGCCGTAGGAGAGAAATACCAGATCCGACGTCGTTTTATCTTAGAGAATGACGTCGTTTGGACATTGCTTGGCTT
It contains:
- the LOC132186722 gene encoding uncharacterized protein LOC132186722 isoform X1; this translates as MQTEARVGVVVEGGGQRAINSGHVDGGARKLAQQSQIGTVSQLLAGGVAGALSKTCTAPLARLTILFQVQGMHSDVATLRKASIWREASRIVSEEGVRAFWKGNLVTIAHRLPYSSVNFYAYEHYQETVLQMLRVIPGLENHRENMGAGLCVHFVAGGLAGITAASITYPLDLVRTRLAAQTNLIYYRGIWHALQTICKEEGILGLYKGLGATLLGVGPSIAISFSAYETLRSFWKSHRPEDSTAIASLACGSLSGIASSTATFPLDLVRRRKQLEGAGGRAHVYTTGLFGTFRHIIRTEGLHGLYRGILPEYYKVVPGVGICFMTYETLKKLLADITDGS
- the LOC132187152 gene encoding protein DA1-related 2 isoform X3, yielding MAPSGVSHLSQPCIYERKSRFMKWLSKLFKSGTGRGGGGGGGRHPQILGEENMVLRAPSRSLDDRSSSQKEKEELDHAIALSLSEDSKRRNRYRRRTDNDEELPRTLQGSLHSPTYPPYSHVPYYPREYRICDGCKREIGYGNYLGCMGTFFHPDCFCCCACGRPITEHEFSLSGRNPYHKSCFKELTHPKCEVCHHFIPTNAAGLIEYRCHPFWSQKYCPSHEHDITARCCSCERLESWNARYYCLEDGRRLCYECMESAIMDTGDCQPLYHAIRDYYEGMNMKLDQQIPMLLVERQALNEAIVGEKHGFHHMPETRGLCLSEEQTVTSILKRPRVGGYRLVGMRTQPQKLTRKCEVTAILVLYGLPRLLTGAILAHELMHGWLRLKGYRNLNPEVEEGICQMLSYMWLESEVMPGFKNMPSTSVASSSSSSSSSKKGGKSDVENKLGEFFMHQIANDASPAYGGGFRAANAAVNRYGLRRTLDHIHMTGSFPL
- the LOC132187152 gene encoding protein DA1-related 2 isoform X1; amino-acid sequence: MAPSGVSHLSQPCIYAGEFVSSHAERKSRFMKWLSKLFKSGTGRGGGGGGGRHPQILGEENMVLRAPSRSLDDRSSSQKEKEELDHAIALSLSEDSKRRNRYRRRTDNDEELPRTLQGSLHSPTYPPYSHVPYYPREYRICDGCKREIGYGNYLGCMGTFFHPDCFCCCACGRPITEHEFSLSGRNPYHKSCFKELTHPKCEVCHHFIPTNAAGLIEYRCHPFWSQKYCPSHEHDITARCCSCERLESWNARYYCLEDGRRLCYECMESAIMDTGDCQPLYHAIRDYYEGMNMKLDQQIPMLLVERQALNEAIVGEKHGFHHMPETRGLCLSEEQTVTSILKRPRVGGYRLVGMRTQPQKLTRKCEVTAILVLYGLPRLLTGAILAHELMHGWLRLKGYRNLNPEVEEGICQMLSYMWLESEVMPGFKNMPSTSVASSSSSSSSSKKGGKSDVENKLGEFFMHQIANDASPAYGGGFRAANAAVNRYGLRRTLDHIHMTGSFPL
- the LOC132186722 gene encoding uncharacterized protein LOC132186722 isoform X2, whose product is MQTEARVGVVVEGGGQRAINSGHVDGGARKLAQQSQIGTVSQLLAGGVAGALSKTCTAPLARLTILFQVQGMHSDVATLRKASIWREASRIVSEEGVRAFWKGNLVTIAHRLPYSSVNFYAYEHYQEMLRVIPGLENHRENMGAGLCVHFVAGGLAGITAASITYPLDLVRTRLAAQTNLIYYRGIWHALQTICKEEGILGLYKGLGATLLGVGPSIAISFSAYETLRSFWKSHRPEDSTAIASLACGSLSGIASSTATFPLDLVRRRKQLEGAGGRAHVYTTGLFGTFRHIIRTEGLHGLYRGILPEYYKVVPGVGICFMTYETLKKLLADITDGS
- the LOC132186722 gene encoding uncharacterized protein LOC132186722 isoform X3, with product MQTEARVGVVVEGGGQRAINSGHVDGGARKLAQQSQIGTVSQLLAGGVAGALSKTCTAPLARLTILFQVQGMHSDVATLRKASIWREASRIVSEEGVRAFWKGNLVTIAHRLPYSSVNFYAYEHYQETVLQMLRVIPGLENHRENMGAGLCVHFVAGGLAGITAASITYPLDLVRTRLAAQTNLIYYRGIWHALQTICKEEGILGLYKGLGATLLGVGPSIAISFSAYETLRSFWKSHRPEDSTAIASLACGSLSGIASSTATFPLDLVRRRKQLEGAGGRAHVYTTGLFGTFRHIIRTEGLHGLYRGILPEYYKVVPGVGICFMTYETLKKLLAA
- the LOC132187152 gene encoding protein DA1-related 2 isoform X2, which gives rise to MAPSGVSHLSQPCIYGEFVSSHAERKSRFMKWLSKLFKSGTGRGGGGGGGRHPQILGEENMVLRAPSRSLDDRSSSQKEKEELDHAIALSLSEDSKRRNRYRRRTDNDEELPRTLQGSLHSPTYPPYSHVPYYPREYRICDGCKREIGYGNYLGCMGTFFHPDCFCCCACGRPITEHEFSLSGRNPYHKSCFKELTHPKCEVCHHFIPTNAAGLIEYRCHPFWSQKYCPSHEHDITARCCSCERLESWNARYYCLEDGRRLCYECMESAIMDTGDCQPLYHAIRDYYEGMNMKLDQQIPMLLVERQALNEAIVGEKHGFHHMPETRGLCLSEEQTVTSILKRPRVGGYRLVGMRTQPQKLTRKCEVTAILVLYGLPRLLTGAILAHELMHGWLRLKGYRNLNPEVEEGICQMLSYMWLESEVMPGFKNMPSTSVASSSSSSSSSKKGGKSDVENKLGEFFMHQIANDASPAYGGGFRAANAAVNRYGLRRTLDHIHMTGSFPL